A genomic window from Parvularcula sp. LCG005 includes:
- a CDS encoding riboflavin synthase, which produces MFTGLVEEMGIVLSVGPKDDGFQLTIGASTVLTDVRFGDSINVNGVCLSVVTFDDGQFTVGLAPETLRKTSLGVLREGDRVNLERAVLPTTRLGGHYVQGHVDGTGSIRAIEPEGDALNYTIETPPELMKYIVRKGYVCVDGTSLTVVDTGPDYFTLTLISHSQALVVLALKSVGDPVNLETDIMAKYAEKIMEARA; this is translated from the coding sequence ATGTTCACAGGCCTCGTAGAAGAGATGGGAATCGTTCTGTCGGTGGGACCGAAAGATGACGGATTCCAGCTGACAATCGGTGCGTCCACAGTCCTGACCGATGTGCGGTTTGGCGATTCCATCAATGTCAACGGTGTCTGCCTGTCAGTTGTTACCTTTGATGATGGTCAGTTTACGGTTGGCCTTGCGCCTGAGACCTTGAGAAAAACATCGCTGGGCGTGTTGCGGGAAGGTGATCGCGTCAATCTGGAACGCGCCGTTCTGCCCACAACACGGCTGGGCGGACATTATGTGCAGGGGCATGTCGACGGCACCGGTAGCATCCGTGCGATCGAGCCTGAAGGGGACGCGCTCAACTACACGATCGAAACACCGCCTGAGCTGATGAAATATATCGTCCGCAAGGGATATGTCTGCGTCGACGGGACCAGCCTGACGGTCGTCGATACGGGGCCGGATTATTTCACCCTGACCCTCATTTCTCATAGCCAGGCGCTCGTTGTCCTGGCGCTCAAATCCGTCGGTGATCCGGTCAATCTGGAGACTGACATCATGGCGAAATACGCCGAAAAGATTATGGAGGCCCGCGCATGA
- the ribE gene encoding 6,7-dimethyl-8-ribityllumazine synthase, producing MVVKIEATAKNADLKVAVIDTGWNEFIVEKLTSGAIATLRRHGVPGDAITHITVPGAFELPLAAKTAAETGRYDAIVALGCVIRGATPHFDYVAGEAAKGISHVMQSTGVPVAFGVLTTDTIEQSIERAGTKAGNKGAEAAAVAVEMAGLVAAIKGAS from the coding sequence ATGGTTGTGAAAATTGAAGCCACCGCAAAGAACGCAGACCTAAAAGTGGCCGTGATTGACACGGGATGGAACGAGTTCATCGTTGAAAAACTGACCAGTGGCGCCATCGCGACCCTGCGTCGCCACGGCGTGCCGGGCGATGCGATCACGCACATTACCGTGCCCGGTGCATTCGAGCTACCGCTCGCGGCAAAGACGGCGGCTGAGACCGGCCGATACGACGCCATTGTCGCGCTCGGCTGTGTCATCCGCGGCGCGACACCGCATTTTGACTATGTGGCCGGTGAGGCCGCGAAAGGCATTTCCCACGTCATGCAGTCAACCGGCGTGCCGGTCGCCTTTGGTGTACTGACCACTGACACGATCGAGCAGTCGATTGAACGGGCAGGGACGAAAGCGGGCAATAAGGGCGCGGAAGCGGCCGCCGTTGCGGTTGAAATGGCGGGGCTGGTCGCTGCGATCAAGGGAGCATCGTAA
- the ruvA gene encoding Holliday junction branch migration protein RuvA, with the protein MIGHLNGRVLSVYADTAIIDVGGVGYEVSGTSRLLGNMAPGDEVSLSIETLVAETFIRLVAFPTETERRTFRLLQSVQGVGAKAALSILHVLSPHALMDAIAVQDKTAVARAQGVGPKLAQRIVTELKGKTGVLLHADDFRPGTAEPPAASPPAPTSMAEDAVSALINLGYDETLARRTVRTVAAENDSVEAIITAALKSLSTS; encoded by the coding sequence ATGATCGGTCATTTGAACGGACGTGTGCTGAGCGTATACGCGGATACCGCCATCATTGATGTTGGCGGCGTTGGCTATGAGGTCAGCGGCACCTCCCGCCTCCTGGGCAACATGGCACCGGGCGACGAGGTTTCCCTGTCGATCGAAACACTTGTGGCTGAGACCTTCATCCGCCTAGTCGCCTTCCCGACAGAAACAGAGCGTCGCACCTTCCGGCTGCTGCAAAGTGTGCAGGGGGTGGGTGCAAAAGCGGCCCTGTCCATCCTGCACGTCCTGTCGCCCCATGCGCTGATGGATGCCATCGCCGTTCAGGATAAGACCGCTGTCGCCCGTGCCCAAGGGGTCGGACCAAAGCTGGCGCAACGAATTGTCACCGAACTGAAAGGCAAGACCGGCGTCCTGCTGCATGCGGATGACTTCCGGCCCGGTACTGCTGAACCGCCTGCGGCCAGCCCACCGGCGCCAACGTCCATGGCCGAAGATGCCGTCTCCGCGTTGATCAATCTTGGCTATGATGAAACGCTGGCGCGACGAACCGTCAGAACCGTCGCTGCAGAGAATGACAGCGTCGAAGCCATCATCACTGCGGCGCTGAAAAGTCTGTCTACATCATGA
- a CDS encoding DUF3035 domain-containing protein: MAPIRAVVVLAGLAIFASGCESMGKALGGGKNPPDEFAIVTKAPLTVPPDYALKPPAPGETRPERLSSSERTRQLLLGDQTTNPPSDGELVLLQQVGALEVDPNIRAILAAENGGRAQKDDSLANQLIFWKFEGRNINDEEAPLRVEDRESWEATRLESIDAVTGGQQVVISKDERAVLNLPGVK; the protein is encoded by the coding sequence ATGGCCCCCATTCGCGCCGTTGTTGTGTTGGCAGGTCTCGCTATTTTTGCGAGCGGCTGCGAGTCCATGGGCAAAGCCCTTGGTGGCGGGAAGAACCCGCCCGATGAATTCGCTATCGTGACCAAGGCACCCCTGACCGTGCCTCCTGATTATGCGCTGAAGCCGCCTGCACCGGGTGAAACCCGCCCGGAGCGCCTGTCCTCATCTGAGCGCACTCGCCAGCTTCTTCTTGGTGACCAGACCACCAATCCACCAAGCGATGGTGAACTCGTGCTGCTGCAGCAGGTTGGGGCGCTCGAAGTGGACCCCAACATCCGCGCCATCCTGGCCGCTGAAAATGGTGGCCGCGCGCAAAAGGATGACAGCCTCGCCAACCAGCTGATCTTCTGGAAATTCGAGGGTCGCAACATCAACGACGAGGAAGCGCCTCTGCGCGTTGAGGATCGTGAGAGCTGGGAAGCGACCCGTCTTGAATCGATCGATGCGGTGACCGGTGGCCAGCAAGTGGTCATCTCCAAGGATGAGCGTGCGGTCCTGAACCTGCCTGGCGTTAAGTAA
- the ribD gene encoding bifunctional diaminohydroxyphosphoribosylaminopyrimidine deaminase/5-amino-6-(5-phosphoribosylamino)uracil reductase RibD yields the protein MTGDTAYLEQAIALARQAAGRTAPNPMVGCLIVANGQVVGRGWHRGPGTPHAEAAALADAGDSARGATAYVTLEPCNHYGNTPPCAGALLDAGIGRVVYGAADTNPLAAGGADRLREAGVDVHYADDKAAHDLVRPWINRVLNGRPYVYAKLAMSLDGRTATPSGQSKWITGKEARAAGHDLRQQTDGIIVGIGTVLADDPSLDPRPDGVVPAPSVKIVLDTHLRTPPTAKLLSSPGSVMIVSGPHPDADRRAALEQAGAEICPLSLRNGRPDLAPLLDQLGQRGLNAVMIEGGGTVLGSAFDDGLVDEVWAFIAPVILGGGRSAINGVGADQLSDALRLRDVSTCTLGPDILVRGRV from the coding sequence TTGACTGGCGACACTGCATATCTTGAACAGGCCATCGCGCTGGCCAGGCAGGCGGCGGGTCGCACCGCGCCAAACCCGATGGTCGGGTGCCTGATCGTGGCCAATGGTCAGGTCGTAGGGCGCGGTTGGCATCGGGGGCCCGGTACACCGCATGCCGAAGCGGCCGCGCTGGCCGATGCCGGAGATTCCGCACGCGGCGCCACAGCCTACGTGACCCTTGAGCCCTGCAATCATTACGGCAACACGCCGCCCTGCGCCGGTGCTCTCCTTGACGCCGGGATTGGACGGGTCGTGTACGGTGCCGCAGATACTAACCCTCTTGCAGCGGGCGGTGCCGATCGTCTGCGCGAGGCGGGTGTTGATGTTCACTATGCCGATGACAAAGCGGCGCATGACCTGGTCCGTCCCTGGATCAACCGTGTGCTGAATGGTCGCCCTTACGTCTACGCCAAGCTCGCCATGTCTCTGGACGGTCGGACGGCGACCCCGTCGGGTCAATCGAAGTGGATCACGGGCAAAGAAGCGAGGGCTGCGGGTCACGACCTGCGGCAGCAGACGGATGGTATTATCGTCGGCATAGGAACGGTTCTGGCGGATGACCCATCGCTTGATCCCCGACCAGACGGCGTGGTTCCAGCGCCCAGCGTCAAGATTGTCCTTGATACACATCTGCGTACACCACCGACGGCAAAGCTCCTTTCCAGTCCAGGTTCGGTCATGATCGTTTCCGGTCCCCATCCCGATGCCGACCGCCGCGCCGCGCTCGAGCAGGCGGGGGCTGAGATCTGCCCACTGTCGCTTCGGAATGGTCGCCCTGATCTTGCGCCGCTTCTTGACCAGTTGGGTCAGCGCGGCCTGAACGCCGTGATGATCGAGGGTGGTGGCACGGTATTGGGCAGCGCTTTTGATGATGGCCTGGTGGATGAGGTCTGGGCCTTTATTGCGCCCGTCATTCTGGGCGGCGGTCGGTCGGCCATCAATGGTGTGGGGGCAGATCAATTATCGGATGCGCTGCGTCTCCGCGATGTTTCAACCTGTACGCTCGGGCCGGACATTCTTGTCCGGGGCCGGGTTTAG
- the ribB gene encoding 3,4-dihydroxy-2-butanone-4-phosphate synthase codes for MSFASIDTALEAIRAGRFVIVCDDEGRENEGDLIIAAEFADAAAVNFMAVHGRGLICCALAPDWIDRLGLPQMVPPEDNHSGFGTPFTVSVEAREGVTTGISAADRARTIAVLIDPESRPDDLVKPGHMFPLRARADGVLARTGQTEASVDLAKLAGCRPGAALCEIMNDDGTMARRDDLMVFSRKHDIPVVTVEALVAYRQKAEAA; via the coding sequence ATGAGTTTTGCGAGCATTGATACCGCCCTTGAAGCCATACGGGCAGGACGTTTCGTTATCGTCTGTGATGATGAGGGGCGTGAAAATGAGGGCGATCTGATCATCGCGGCTGAATTCGCTGATGCCGCAGCGGTCAATTTTATGGCTGTCCACGGCCGCGGTCTGATCTGTTGTGCGTTGGCGCCGGACTGGATCGACCGTCTGGGCCTGCCGCAAATGGTGCCGCCTGAGGATAACCATTCCGGCTTTGGAACGCCGTTCACAGTCTCGGTCGAAGCACGTGAGGGGGTGACCACGGGAATCTCCGCCGCCGACCGTGCACGGACCATCGCCGTGCTGATCGACCCTGAATCGCGCCCCGACGATCTCGTCAAGCCCGGTCATATGTTTCCGCTTCGCGCCCGTGCTGATGGCGTTCTGGCCCGCACGGGGCAGACCGAGGCAAGTGTGGACCTGGCCAAGCTCGCTGGATGCCGGCCAGGTGCCGCTCTGTGCGAAATCATGAATGATGACGGCACCATGGCACGCCGCGACGACCTCATGGTGTTTTCCCGCAAACATGACATCCCCGTGGTCACCGTCGAAGCATTGGTGGCCTATAGACAGAAAGCAGAGGCAGCCTGA
- the ybgC gene encoding tol-pal system-associated acyl-CoA thioesterase, translating to MEWQHEVRVYFEDTDFSGVVYHAAYLKFFERARTEALRQTGLDHRTLIEAEPPTALTVRHLSIDYFKPARIDDLLTIRTQTAELRGARLVFLQTAFLDEEKLTEARVTIACMDMAGRPRRLPRHIATRLGAVSGDQA from the coding sequence ATGGAATGGCAGCATGAGGTGCGCGTCTATTTCGAGGACACCGATTTTTCGGGTGTCGTCTATCACGCCGCCTATCTCAAATTCTTTGAACGGGCACGGACAGAAGCGCTGCGCCAGACGGGGCTTGATCATCGGACACTGATCGAAGCGGAACCGCCCACGGCGCTCACCGTCCGCCATCTGTCGATCGACTATTTCAAACCCGCCCGGATCGATGATCTTCTGACCATCCGGACACAGACCGCCGAGTTGCGCGGGGCCCGGCTCGTTTTTCTTCAGACCGCCTTCCTCGACGAGGAGAAGCTGACTGAGGCCCGCGTCACAATCGCCTGTATGGATATGGCGGGACGGCCACGGCGCCTGCCCCGCCATATCGCAACCCGGCTGGGGGCGGTGTCAGGCGATCAGGCGTGA
- the folE gene encoding GTP cyclohydrolase I FolE codes for MAKKPTKADAEEAVRTLLAYIGEDPQREGLIDTPKRFVNAYDDWFMGYRENPEAVLSTTFEEVEGYDDIVLLKNIRVESHCEHHVAPLLGTAHVAYLPSDRVVGLSKLARLVDTFSKRLQSQETLTNQIANTIDKVLKPRGVAVIIDAEHQCITTRGIHKDEVTCVTRCFLGEFKTDPRLADRLSRLIA; via the coding sequence ATGGCGAAAAAGCCGACGAAGGCCGATGCAGAAGAAGCAGTCCGTACGCTTCTCGCTTATATCGGTGAGGACCCCCAGCGGGAAGGGTTGATCGATACGCCGAAACGTTTTGTGAATGCCTATGATGACTGGTTCATGGGCTATCGTGAAAACCCTGAGGCCGTACTCTCGACGACGTTCGAGGAGGTAGAGGGATATGACGATATCGTCCTTCTCAAGAATATTCGTGTGGAAAGCCATTGTGAACACCACGTCGCTCCACTGCTCGGCACGGCGCATGTGGCTTATCTCCCCAGCGATCGGGTGGTCGGCCTGTCCAAACTGGCGCGGCTCGTGGACACGTTTTCCAAGCGGCTGCAAAGTCAGGAAACATTGACCAATCAGATCGCGAACACGATCGACAAAGTGCTGAAACCGCGCGGCGTGGCCGTTATCATCGATGCAGAGCACCAGTGCATCACGACACGTGGCATCCATAAGGATGAAGTGACCTGCGTTACGCGTTGTTTCCTGGGCGAGTTCAAGACCGATCCCCGTCTGGCCGATCGCCTCTCACGCCTGATCGCCTGA
- the ruvC gene encoding crossover junction endodeoxyribonuclease RuvC, protein MKQHHVRILGLDPGLRHTGWGLIIAEGSRLSYVASGRISTPTEGSLAFRLAQLSLALEAVVADMGPHEAAVEETFVNANARSALKLGHARGICLLAPARLGLPVAEYAANLVKKAVVGAGHAEKHQVSAMISRLMPQARDLTADAADALAVAVCHASHRQHLARVSA, encoded by the coding sequence CGTGCGAATTCTGGGGCTTGATCCCGGCCTGCGCCACACCGGCTGGGGCCTGATCATCGCTGAGGGATCACGCCTCTCCTATGTGGCAAGCGGCCGAATTTCCACGCCTACGGAAGGTTCACTGGCCTTCAGGCTGGCGCAACTGTCACTGGCGCTGGAAGCCGTCGTTGCGGATATGGGCCCGCACGAGGCCGCCGTTGAAGAAACCTTTGTCAACGCCAATGCCCGATCTGCGCTGAAACTTGGCCATGCCCGAGGCATCTGCTTGCTCGCCCCGGCACGACTTGGCCTGCCCGTCGCTGAGTATGCCGCCAATCTGGTCAAAAAGGCCGTGGTCGGTGCCGGGCACGCTGAGAAGCATCAGGTCTCGGCCATGATCAGCAGGCTGATGCCGCAGGCGCGGGACCTGACTGCCGATGCCGCGGACGCCCTCGCCGTTGCCGTCTGTCATGCCAGCCACCGCCAGCATCTGGCCCGGGTGAGCGCATGA
- the lspA gene encoding signal peptidase II translates to MTAWWQTAKSNPVFRLVVAIAVLCIFVDQATKLWILHGLQLPERPFGHIDISPIFDLSYVENRGVSFGLLAGGMVSRVALSLLAIGVSAYIFKWAGTLDRRVAGIAGGLIAGGALGNVIDRISYGYVVDFIDVSALKFPWIFNVADTAINLGVACLIYDALFVAPKQAQAEKSPENNSVSFSEAEAEPRPSKLTNS, encoded by the coding sequence ATGACGGCGTGGTGGCAGACGGCAAAATCCAACCCGGTCTTCAGGCTGGTCGTGGCCATTGCCGTTCTGTGCATCTTTGTCGATCAGGCAACCAAGTTGTGGATTCTTCACGGCCTGCAGCTGCCGGAGCGCCCCTTCGGCCATATCGACATCAGCCCGATTTTCGACCTCAGCTATGTTGAAAACCGCGGCGTCAGTTTCGGACTGCTCGCGGGCGGTATGGTTTCGCGCGTTGCGCTATCGCTTCTGGCGATCGGTGTGTCGGCCTATATCTTCAAATGGGCGGGGACGCTGGACCGGCGCGTCGCCGGGATCGCCGGTGGGCTCATTGCCGGGGGCGCCCTTGGCAATGTGATCGACCGGATCAGCTACGGCTACGTGGTCGACTTCATCGATGTTTCCGCGCTGAAATTCCCCTGGATATTCAACGTGGCGGACACGGCCATTAATCTTGGCGTTGCGTGTCTGATTTATGACGCGCTTTTCGTGGCTCCAAAACAGGCTCAGGCCGAAAAATCCCCTGAAAACAATTCGGTAAGTTTTTCCGAGGCTGAAGCTGAGCCGCGCCCGTCGAAACTTACCAATTCTTGA
- the ileS gene encoding isoleucine--tRNA ligase, with amino-acid sequence MKSSMPDNKASKGHDYRDTLFLPKTDFPMRAGLPKQEPQWLEHWNDIGLYSLLREESKGRPAFTLHDGPPYANGHLHMGTAFNKILKDIIIRSRQMMGFDANYVPGWDCHGLPIEWKVEEAFAAKGRKKAQVPAAEFRTACRAYAKEWIDVQREEFKRLGIEGDWENPYRTMDYNSQATVVGEFLKFVEKGLVYSGSKPVMWSPVEQTALAEAEIEYHDHQSTMIWVRFPFIEGHAPEGLERASVVIWTTTPWTIPGNRAVCYGPSLSYGAYRVDTVRDDMEFAPWSRPGEILILGDELADDVKKAGLVAEWTRIADVPTDMLKGKKLKHPLRTHENGYMFDVPLLAGDHVTDEAGTGFVHTAPSHGQEDYFVWLEHGLPLEDIPHTVGPDGAYTDEAPGFVGEKVIITEGKKKGKDGNANRVVIAQLVAHDNLFARGLLNHSYPHSWRSKAPVIFRNTPQWFIRMGAKDEDGTLRHTALKAIDDTTFYPPQGRKRLQSMVESRPDWLVSRQRAWGNPIAIFIDKDRQPLVDSEVNGRIVAAIRERGVDAWFDTPAEEFLGDKYDAADYEKVTDILDVWFDSGSTHSFVLEQREDLKWPADVYLEGSDQHRGWFQASLLEGCGTRGRAPFDSLITHGFVLDAKGYKMSKSLGNTILPEELTKKYGADIIRIWVASSDYVDDIRIGDEIIGNAVDAYRKLRNTLRYVLSALDGYADEEAVDYDDMPELERYILHRLQQVNGAVQRGLEAYDFKSAWRALFEFASVDLSSVYFDIRKDALYCDGKDSMRRRSARTVMAILFDYLAKWLAPICPFTAEESFITRYPAKRDEKGSVHRLTFDEPPADWRNDELGFKWDQVRSVRRVVTGALEVARRDKLIGSSLEASPVVHIDNQMLYNAVKGVDMAELAITSGARVEAGEGPPTAFHLHEVPGVAVAVLEAPGQKCGRCWKVLEEVSETTALCQRCDEVVNS; translated from the coding sequence ATGAAATCATCCATGCCCGACAATAAGGCCTCCAAAGGTCACGACTATCGCGATACCCTCTTTTTGCCCAAGACCGACTTCCCCATGCGGGCGGGTCTGCCCAAGCAGGAGCCGCAATGGTTGGAGCACTGGAACGATATTGGGCTCTATTCGCTGTTACGTGAGGAGTCCAAGGGACGTCCGGCGTTCACCCTGCATGACGGCCCTCCTTACGCGAACGGCCACCTTCACATGGGAACGGCGTTCAACAAGATTCTCAAGGATATCATCATCCGTTCGCGTCAGATGATGGGCTTCGACGCCAATTACGTGCCCGGCTGGGACTGTCATGGCCTGCCGATCGAGTGGAAAGTCGAAGAAGCCTTTGCCGCCAAAGGGCGCAAGAAGGCCCAGGTGCCTGCGGCTGAATTCCGTACGGCCTGCCGTGCCTATGCGAAAGAATGGATCGACGTTCAGCGCGAGGAATTCAAACGTCTTGGGATCGAGGGCGACTGGGAAAACCCCTATCGCACCATGGACTATAATTCCCAGGCGACAGTGGTCGGCGAATTCCTGAAATTTGTCGAAAAGGGTCTGGTCTATTCCGGGTCGAAGCCCGTCATGTGGTCGCCTGTCGAGCAGACGGCACTGGCAGAAGCTGAAATCGAATATCACGACCACCAGTCAACCATGATCTGGGTGCGCTTCCCGTTTATCGAAGGTCACGCGCCAGAAGGCTTGGAACGCGCCAGCGTGGTGATCTGGACCACAACCCCCTGGACGATCCCGGGCAACCGCGCGGTCTGCTATGGGCCGTCGCTCTCCTATGGGGCCTATCGCGTCGACACGGTGCGCGATGACATGGAATTCGCGCCATGGAGCCGCCCCGGCGAAATCCTCATCCTTGGCGATGAACTCGCAGACGATGTTAAAAAAGCGGGTCTCGTCGCGGAGTGGACGCGCATCGCGGATGTTCCGACCGACATGCTGAAAGGCAAGAAGCTCAAGCATCCTCTGCGCACGCATGAAAACGGCTATATGTTCGATGTGCCGCTTCTGGCTGGTGATCACGTCACCGACGAAGCGGGCACGGGCTTTGTGCATACGGCGCCCAGCCATGGTCAGGAAGACTATTTCGTCTGGCTTGAGCACGGCCTGCCGCTGGAAGACATTCCGCACACGGTGGGGCCAGATGGCGCCTATACGGATGAGGCACCCGGCTTTGTCGGTGAAAAGGTCATCATCACTGAGGGCAAGAAAAAAGGTAAGGATGGCAACGCCAACCGCGTCGTGATTGCCCAGCTGGTGGCGCACGACAACCTGTTCGCGCGCGGTCTTCTCAACCACTCCTACCCGCACAGCTGGCGCTCCAAGGCGCCGGTCATCTTCCGGAATACACCGCAATGGTTCATCCGGATGGGGGCAAAGGATGAGGACGGTACGCTGCGGCACACGGCGCTCAAGGCAATTGACGACACCACGTTCTATCCGCCGCAGGGGCGCAAGCGCCTGCAATCCATGGTGGAAAGCCGTCCGGACTGGCTGGTGTCGCGGCAACGCGCCTGGGGCAATCCGATCGCCATTTTCATCGACAAGGATCGCCAGCCCCTGGTCGACAGTGAGGTGAACGGCAGGATTGTTGCCGCCATCCGCGAGCGCGGGGTTGATGCCTGGTTTGATACGCCTGCGGAAGAGTTCCTTGGCGACAAGTATGATGCGGCGGACTATGAAAAGGTCACCGATATTCTGGACGTGTGGTTTGATTCAGGGTCGACCCACAGCTTTGTGCTCGAACAACGCGAAGACCTGAAATGGCCAGCCGATGTCTATCTTGAAGGCTCCGACCAGCATCGCGGCTGGTTCCAGGCCAGCCTGCTTGAGGGCTGCGGTACGCGCGGTCGCGCGCCGTTCGACAGCCTGATCACCCACGGCTTCGTTCTTGATGCCAAAGGCTATAAAATGTCCAAGTCCCTGGGCAATACGATCCTGCCCGAGGAACTGACCAAGAAGTACGGCGCTGACATCATCCGGATCTGGGTGGCGAGCTCGGATTATGTGGATGACATCCGCATTGGTGACGAGATCATCGGCAATGCCGTGGATGCCTATCGCAAACTGCGCAACACGCTTCGCTATGTCCTGTCTGCTCTCGATGGGTACGCGGATGAAGAAGCCGTCGATTATGACGATATGCCCGAGCTCGAGCGTTACATCCTGCATCGCCTCCAGCAGGTGAACGGTGCGGTTCAGCGCGGGTTGGAGGCTTACGACTTCAAATCGGCCTGGCGGGCGCTGTTCGAATTTGCCAGCGTGGATCTGTCATCGGTCTATTTCGACATCCGCAAGGACGCTTTGTACTGTGATGGCAAGGACTCGATGCGCCGTCGTTCGGCACGCACGGTCATGGCGATCCTCTTTGACTATCTGGCCAAATGGCTTGCCCCGATCTGTCCGTTCACGGCAGAGGAAAGCTTTATCACCCGCTATCCGGCCAAACGCGATGAAAAGGGGTCGGTCCACCGCCTGACCTTTGACGAGCCGCCAGCCGACTGGCGCAATGATGAGCTGGGCTTCAAATGGGACCAGGTTCGGTCCGTCCGCCGCGTCGTGACGGGTGCGCTTGAAGTGGCTCGTCGGGACAAACTCATCGGCTCCAGTCTTGAAGCCTCGCCGGTGGTGCATATCGACAATCAGATGCTGTACAATGCGGTGAAGGGCGTCGACATGGCGGAACTCGCCATCACCTCGGGCGCGCGCGTTGAGGCTGGTGAAGGTCCGCCCACGGCGTTTCACCTGCATGAGGTGCCCGGTGTTGCGGTCGCCGTCCTCGAAGCGCCCGGCCAGAAATGCGGCCGCTGCTGGAAAGTGCTGGAAGAGGTGTCCGAAACGACCGCGCTCTGCCAGCGCTGTGACGAGGTCGTCAATTCATGA
- the ruvB gene encoding Holliday junction branch migration DNA helicase RuvB yields MSVVDPRPQEHDPDAALRPKRLSDFTGQPQTKDNLSVFIQAAKQRREAMDHVLLHGPPGLGKTTLAQIIAAELGVGYRSTSGPVISKAGDLAAILTGLEANDVLFIDEIHRLSPAVEEILYPAMEDYALDILIGEGPSARSVRIDLPRFTLVAATTRSGLLTKPLLDRFGIPLRLDFYSADELRAIIRRGAEKLGVAMSEDGAQEIASRSRGTPRVAGRLLRRVRDVAVVEGRLPITAEVADSALSRLNVDRLGLEMLDRRYLSIIAEHFGGGPVGVETIAASLSEARDAVEDVIEPFLLQQGLIQRTPRGRMLTDKAYAHLGLPPPGRQIGELI; encoded by the coding sequence ATGAGCGTCGTCGACCCCCGCCCTCAGGAGCACGACCCTGACGCCGCCTTAAGGCCCAAGCGCCTGTCGGACTTCACCGGTCAACCGCAGACCAAGGACAATCTGTCCGTCTTCATTCAGGCCGCAAAGCAGCGCCGCGAAGCGATGGATCACGTCCTGCTGCACGGCCCGCCCGGCCTTGGCAAGACCACCCTTGCCCAGATCATCGCGGCGGAGCTGGGCGTGGGGTACAGATCGACATCCGGCCCGGTCATCAGCAAGGCGGGTGACCTGGCGGCGATTCTGACTGGCCTTGAAGCCAATGACGTTCTGTTCATTGACGAAATTCACCGGCTCAGTCCGGCCGTCGAGGAGATTCTCTATCCTGCAATGGAGGATTACGCCCTCGACATTCTGATCGGTGAGGGCCCGTCGGCCCGGTCGGTCAGGATTGACCTGCCGCGATTTACGCTGGTCGCCGCCACCACACGGTCCGGCCTGCTGACAAAACCGTTGCTTGACCGGTTCGGCATCCCGCTGCGCCTCGACTTCTATTCGGCAGATGAGCTACGCGCAATTATCCGTCGGGGGGCGGAAAAATTGGGTGTCGCGATGAGTGAAGATGGCGCGCAGGAGATCGCGAGCCGGTCACGCGGAACACCGCGGGTCGCCGGTCGTCTGCTGCGACGCGTGCGGGACGTTGCGGTTGTGGAGGGGCGCCTGCCCATCACGGCCGAGGTGGCCGACAGCGCACTCAGTCGCCTGAACGTGGATCGCTTGGGCTTGGAAATGCTTGACCGGCGTTACCTTTCGATCATTGCCGAGCATTTCGGCGGCGGTCCGGTGGGCGTGGAAACAATTGCCGCAAGCCTGTCCGAGGCGCGCGACGCCGTCGAAGACGTGATTGAACCGTTCCTGTTACAGCAGGGACTGATCCAGCGAACGCCCCGGGGACGTATGCTGACAGACAAAGCCTATGCGCATCTGGGGCTACCGCCACCGGGACGGCAGATCGGTGAGCTGATCTGA